AGTAAATATAGCGAGTAAAAGGGAAAAATGTATGGTGTCCAATATCAAATTTACCCATTACCATAGCATATGCGCCATGTAAGTCTTGTACTTTGATGGTATTAGTTGCACCATCGTACTCAGGACCTTCACCATAGTTATATTCAGCTTGGAAACCGATTGGTTGAGGATACCAAACAAAAGTAGCTCCTACACGACGGTCAATAAAGTTGTATCCATTAGCATCGTCAGCAATTCTTTCGCCACTAGCATCAGAAACACCTACACCTTCACTTACTGAAGTTGTAACATATTTACCCGTATATGCATGAACTGAAAGTTCCATGATTTGATCATTCGCAAATTGGAAAGGATAAGATGCTCTTACAACAGTGTGTAGATTATCATTTTCATCTTTCTTATTTGCAGTTTGACCATTGAAAGCACCCAAAGCAAAAGCACCATAGTTACCACTATGTTTCAAATTGTTTGCCTTTAGGTATTTGTATACCTCACGAGCAGGCTCTGGAGTATAATATAACACAGCCATCATATCACGCTCATTTTTCAATGCAGAGTTAATTGCATCAGAACGGTCAAGAGGTAGACGGTGTTGAGAAGACTGCATGTTTTCGTAACCGAAAGGTACTTTAGATTGACCTGCTCTTACCCAAAGACTTTTGTTGTCATCTAGGTAAAGATCCATATATGCATCTTTTAAAGAGAATTCTCCTGCAAAGTCTCCTTGAATGTACATATAAACTTTTTCATGGATCCATCCACTCACTTTTACACGTACACGTCTTAATGAAAGACCTTTATCTGCACCCCAGTTTTTATCCATTTGCTCAACGGCTAAATCTGGATTTGTTTCAAACAAACCGTTGTATCTAGATTGTACATATCCAGAGATTTTGATCGTTTCAAACCACTTTCTCGGAGGAGTAGGCATTTCTACCTGTGGTAATTCTTGATTAATAGAATCTTCTACTGAAACAAGTTTGTCTTGAGCAACAGACGTGCGCGAAAGACCCATCACAGCCAATAGAAGGACTGTGATAAACCCAAAGTTTGAAAATTTCATGTTAGTTATATACAAGCATTATTTATTACACGCTGCAAGTCTAGTACATAGCTCTGAACGGTCAAACTCAAAGGCTTATAATTAACATTAAGTTCATTTTGAGTTTTCTTTAAATTAAGTTAAAGTCACTTTTCGGTGAACGAATGTAAATATAAAGTGAACGAGCTTCGTTATTCACAAAAATATATGAGAAGAATTCAATGGTGTTCATTTTAAGTTTAAGTGTTTTTTGAGCACTTTTTAAGCTTGTTTTTCTTGCTCTTTTAACAAAATAAGTTGGATGTCTTCATCTATCTTTTTTCGGAAAGTGAAAAATTGAATGATACCAATGATTAAGCAAGCAGAACTGAGTCCGGTCATAAGAACGAAGGTTCCAAATACAAGTGGAGTTTCATGTCCGAAGTGAAGTATGGCTAGTCCTAAACCTAAAAAAGCAAGTCCTGTTCGTATCCAAGCAAGTAGCGTACGCTCGTTGGCCAAGGAAGTTCGTCTTTTTGCTAAAATATCTGTGATTTTCATACCCATTACCCTCATATTCGATCTTCTATTCAACAAGGAAATCTTGATCAGTTGTTCCAGACTTAGCAATTGACTTTCAAAGCCTTTTAAGGAATCTGTTTTGGTGATCTTGATCAATAAAAGCTGTTGGTGCCTTTTGTAGTTTTGCTAGTAGGTGTTAATACACACCGATCTCATAACATCATCGCATTATAAAGTGGGGAGAAGAAACTAACGATACATGAATCATAACATCACAACTACCGACCATGACAAAGATGCCAAGTGTTTCCATTGTGGCGAAGATTGTCTGGATGAAATTATAAAAGAGGACGATAAAAGTTTTTGTTGTACAGGTTGCCATACAGTATATAGTTTGCTTTCGGCAAATGATATGGGAGCTTACTACGAAATGAACCTTCAGCCTGGAGCTTCTCAAAAGGATACCGTTGAAAATAGTCGTTTTGCATTTCTTGACGATGAAAATACACGAGCACAACTTATCGAATTTACAGATGGAACAATTACAAAGGTAAGTTTCAGTCTACCTCAAGTGCATTGTTCATCTTGTATTTGGCTATTAGAGAAACTTCCGATTTTTAATAAAGGAATATCTCAATCTAAGGTGAATTTCATGCGAAAAGAAGTCTATGTGACTTTTAATGAAAATGAAATTAGCCTACGTCAATTGGCAGAGCTGTTAACTTCACTTGGTTATACACCTCATATTAATCTTGATGCTTTAGGAAAAAGTAAAAAAGAAGAAGAAGAGAAAAAGAAAAGTCGTTCGTTTTATATAAAGCTAGGCGTTACAGGTTTCTGTTTCGGAAATATCATGTTGCTTAGTTTCCCTGAATACTTAGGAATTGGAATTCCCGATCGTCAGTTTGTAGAGCTTTTTGGTTATCTGAATTTGGTGTTATCGCTTCCAATCTTCTTTTATGGAGCTTATGATTATCTCCATTCGGCTTGGGCAGCACTTTCGCATAAATCAATCAATATAGATGTACCGATCTCACTCGGAATTTTTGCATTGTTCTTCCGTTCGGTGTATGAAATCTTATCGGCTACAGGGGCAGGATATTTGGATTCTCTTGGTGCACTCATATTTTTATTATTGATAGGGAAGTGGTTTCAGCAAAAGACTTTTACCAATATTTCCTTTGAAAGAGATTATAAGTCCTATTTCCCAATTGCAGTTACGGTATTGAGAAATGGAGAAGAAAAAGTAATTCCGATAGCGAACCTTGAAATTAAAGATATTCTGAGAATTCGTAGTGGAGAGCTAATACCAGCTGATGCACTTTTGTTGAAAGGAAAGGCGCATATCGATTATAGTTTTGTGACTGGAGAATCGAAAGCAATTCCGATAAAGGAAGGAGAGCATATTTATGCTGGAGGAAAACAAAAGGGAGGAATGATAGAGGTACAAATCATTAAAGAGGTATCTCAGTCGTATTTGACAAGATTATGGAATGATGAAGCTTTCCAGAAAGATCATTCTCAAAGTTTGAATAACCGAACAAATAGGCTTAGTAGATATTTCACAGCCGTAATTTTGGTTGTTGCCTTTTCTGCAGGAATTTATTGGTGGATGCAAAATGATGTAGCAGCGGCTGTAAATAGTTTTACTGCTGTATTGATTATTGCGTGTCCGTGTGCTTTAGCTCTAAATATTCCATTTACACTCGGAAATGCTCTTCGTTTCTTAGCTCGAAATGGACTATATGTAAAAGATACCGATGCTATAGAGCAAATGGCTGAGTTAGATCATATGGTTTTCGATAAGACAGGGACAATTACTGTGGCTGAAAAAAGTAGTGTAAGTTATGTTGGTACCACACTGACGGAGGAAGAAGAGCAATGGGTAGCAGCTTTATGTAATCAATCGACTCATCCAGTAAGTCAGCAAATCCTAGATCGATATGCACACAGAAAGTCTAATGTAAAAGTAGAAGACTTTAAAGAACTAAGCGGAAAAGGAACAGAGGCTATTATTGGTGGTAAAAAAGTGAAGATTGGGAAAAGGTCATTTGTTTGTCCTGAAAAAGAAGTTGATCAATCCATCCAGTTTGAAACACATTCTTATTTCTCTATTGATGACGAGACAAAAGGATATTTCTTATTGAAACAGCAACTTCGTTACGGAGCTGATAAGCTAATTTCAGATTTGTCCGAAAATGTAGCTGTTTCCATGCTTTCCGGGGATAATAAAGGAGAGGAGGAAAGATTGAAGGAAATCTTTGGAGAGAATGCAACACTTCGTTTCCAACAATCGCCTCAAGATAAGATGAACTACATTAAAGCTTTACAGGCTAAATCTGAAAAAGTGATGATGCTTGGTGATGGTCTGAATGATGCAGGTGCTTTGAAACAAGCAAATTTGGGAATTGCAGTGGCAGAAAGTGTTCATCAATTTTCTCCAGCTTGTGATGCCATTTTATCTGCGAAGTCATTTCATCAACTTTCTCAGTTTGTGAAGTACACCAAGAGCTGTATGAAAGTGACCTACATCGGGTTCGCTTTTTCTATCCTATATAATATAGTAGGTGTAAGCTTCGCGGTACAAGCAGAGTTGTCTCCTGTAATTGCAGCTATTCTGATGCCTTTGAGTTCTGTGACTGTAGTAGGACTTGGTGTGTTGCTATCATCTATTGTAGGATGGAGAACATTGAAGAATTAGTAACTGCTTTTGATAAAAAAGAATCCCGACCTCTGAGCAAGAAGTCGGGATTTATTTTTTACTGATAATGTTTCGGATCTAATGCATTTGGTGTCCAAAGCTCAAAGAAACGTTTTACTTTAGCTTCATCATAACCTTGACCACTTTCCAAGTATCCAGAATCTTGTGTGTGCAGACGGTTTCCATTGCCATCTAAGATTACAAATGAAGGATAGCCAAAACGTTGAGGATAGTTGAGCTGAGCTAATGCTTTCTCATTCTTATTATCATTACTGTAATTGAGTTTTACAACTACGTAATTATCTTCCAAAATCTGTTTTAGTGTTTCATTTCCTCCAACAAATTTATGGAACTTGATACACCAGCTACACCAGTTACCTCCCACTTGAACAAATACATGTTTACCATCTTGTTTCGCTAGTGCAATAGCTTCTGTAAGCTGCTTTTGTCCGTCTAGAGAAGGATCGTAGATTTTGTGTTTTTGCGCCATTCCCAATAAGCATACAAATTGGAACAAGGCTACTAATAATATCTTTTTCATCATATTCTTAAAAATTGGGCTCAATTTAGAATACTCAAAGATATCCAATTTGTTAGCGCTAGTCGTGTCAATAAAAGTGAATGGCTAATTTTGAAAATAAAAAAAGGAAACCGTTTTCGGTTTCCTTCATTCTAAGACTCCTTATTTTTTTTGAGGTTTTTCTAGTACCCCATTTCCTCCTGAATCATTTGCGCTTTCAGTCTCTGGAACTCTTTTTTTTTTAGGACTCTTAGCTCTTTACTTTTTTCTGTAACCCATTTTTCACGGCTGTATTTGCCATCAGGGTGAACCATCTCGTAGTAGGTGTATTCTTCACCTAACGCATTGTATTCTGTCTCGAAGTTTTCTTCGATCAGAATAAAGTTCATTACTACATTTGATTTTAAGCTAGAGATTTCTGCAGATTCTTTTAGCATCTGAGATTCGATTTCTTTGAAGTGAGCTTCTTGCTCGGCAGCAAGCTTAACTTCTTCAACGTGCGCAATTTCTTCTTGAGATTGCCCTTCTCCCCAAACTTTAGATACTGGTTGCGCTTTTTCTTCAGCTACAACTTTTTCTTCAATACTAGCTTGAATAGTAGCAAGAAGTTCAAGCTTCCAGCTTTCTACTCTTTCTTTTTCGTTGTAGGTAAGTGTAATCCAAGGCTTACCAACGTATGTACTCCACAAAAAAGTACTTCCAGGGTCAGAAGTTAACATTCCCCAGATTTCAGGCTTATTAAGAGGGTCAGTACCCTCTTCGGCTTGTGCGAAAGAAGTTCCTGCAATAGTGATCGCGAGAGAACACAATAGTAATTTAAAGAGTCTTAGAATGTTCATTCTCATGGTTTTTGTTTTTGTATTTCACAGCAAAAAAGTTGCCGAAATATTGCTTGTTGCCTATTAAATATAAATATATTGTATTATAACTCCAATTTTTTTCACTTTACCGTTGTTGAAGTGTTTATTTAACACATTTAATTCGCTTGTTTCCAGTAACGTGAAGCAATCATGTAATCAACAATTTTTTTTGCTTCATCAAGTGTGTCAGCCATCTGAATTACTTCGTAACGTTTCTCTGGGATATTAATCAACTGCATGATAATGTATTTGTTTTCTGCTTTATGCACTTTATATCCTCGGTAATTGATATCTATTTGATTATTCATAACCACAGTGATTGTTTGGTTCTCACAATAATGAAACACCACGAGTAAATTTTGGGTTTATCTGAATCCGACTTAAAAAAGAAAGAAGAATACTTCTGTAAGTATTCTTCTTTTAGTTTAATCAATTTTTCCGACTAGAGTGAAAAGTTCGGTGTTTTTACCATTTATAAATTTAAAAAGGCAAAATGCCTATGTAAGATTTTAGCGAGAAGGTAAAAGTTTTGAGCGTACCTCACCGAAACCAACGCGAAGATCACCTTTTTGGCAATGAGCGCTCATAACCACAGTATCTCCATCACGTAGAAATTTTCGAGTTTCTCCGTTTGATAAAGGGACTTCTTTTTGTCCTGCCCAAGAAAGTTCGAGCATAGAAGCAAAGCTATCTGGAGTAGAACCACTAAGGGTACCAGAAGCCATCATATCTCCAACTCTAATGTTACAGCCATTAACGGTGTGATGTGTCAATTGCTGCGCCATAGTCCAATACATATATTTGAAATTGGAATTACAGACAACCGTTTCTTCACTATTTTCGGGAGCAATGGCTACACTCAAGTTGATATCATAGCTTTTATTTCCTTCATATTGTAAGTAAGGAAGAGGTTTTGGGTCTTGAGTAGGACTTTCTACTCGGAAAGGTTCAAGAGCATCCATTGTCACGATCCAAGGGGAGATAGAAGAGGCAAAGTTTTTTCCTAAGAACGGACCTAAAGGAACGTATTCCCATTTCTGAATGTCACGAGCAGACCAATCGTTAAAAACCACCATTCCGAAAATATGATCTTCGGCATTTTCTGTGGAAACAGTTTCTCCTAGTTCCGTATTTTTCCCAATGATAAATGCCATTTCCAATTCGAAATCCATTCTTTTTGAAGGACCAAATTCGGGTGTATCAGCTTCTGCAGCTAAAGTTTGCCCTTTGGGTCTGTGGATATCTGTGCCCGAAACTACGATGGAAGATGCTCTACCATGATAACCAACAGGTAAATGTTTCCAGTTTGGCATAAGTGCATTATCAGCTCCTCTGAACATCGTCCCGACATTTGTGGCATGTTCGATAGAGGAATAAAAATCTGTATAATCTCCGATTTCTACAGGAAGAAGCATTTCTGCATCAGCCATTTCAACCAAGACATCTGTTTTGAAACTTTGTAATGCATCATTCTCACTATCCAATAACTCTGTTAGTTTCTGTCTGACAGCAGTCCAATTTTTCTTACCTAAAGAAATAAAGTTATTGAGAGATGAAGAAGAGAAAACACTAGTGTCAATATTTAAGTCATCGAAGAATCCTAGACGAGCAACTTCTTCGAGCACCAATATTTGTTCTCCAATGGCAACGCCTACGCTCGCTCCTCTTTTTTCAGTTTGGAAAATGCCATAGGGCAGGTTTTGGATAGGGAAGTCTGAGTTTTCAGGAACATGTACCCAAGAGTCTTGTAGTTTTTGTGTTGTTGTTTTCATGGTTTATTGTGTTTATCACTTTATAAATCGGTGATAGTGTGAATTGTTTTTGAGTTATGCTTCTAAAAGATAGAAAGTTCCTAGCTTTTTTTGAGTGCTTATTCCGATTAAAATCGGTGTGAATGAGTCAATGAAGCTGTTTCTTATCATATGAAAAGTACAAAAGCATCTAAACTGAAGATATAAATCCTTCACCATTGCAGCAATGTTTGTATTTTTGTCTGAAGGAGCTAAATAAAAAGGAGAAGATGATAGTTATTGAGCAAGCCCAAGAAGCGCTAAAAAAGTATTTTGGTTACGATCAATTTCGTCCCCATCAAGAAGAAGTCATTAAGGCTGTACTTGAAGGGAAAGACGCTTTGGTGCTGATGCCAACAGGTGGAGGTAAGTCAATTTGTTACCAAATACCTGCTTTGGTGAAAAATGGCGTAGCTATTATCGTATCGCCTTTGATTGCTCTGATGAAAGATCAGGTAGAAGGGCTTCGAAACAACGGTGTGGCTGCAGCTTATCTGAATTCTACTCAGAGTGGACAAGAGCAGCAGATGATTGAAAATAGTTTGCTGAATGGCCAACTGAAAATGTTGTATGTTTCTCCAGAGAAATTATTGACACAGCATTTTATCCGTTTGGTTTCTCATGTTCCTGTGAGCCTTTTTGCCATAGACGAAGCACACTGTATTTCGCAATGGGGGCACGATTTCAGACCAGAGTATACACAG
The sequence above is drawn from the Sediminitomix flava genome and encodes:
- a CDS encoding thioredoxin family protein, with product MMKKILLVALFQFVCLLGMAQKHKIYDPSLDGQKQLTEAIALAKQDGKHVFVQVGGNWCSWCIKFHKFVGGNETLKQILEDNYVVVKLNYSNDNKNEKALAQLNYPQRFGYPSFVILDGNGNRLHTQDSGYLESGQGYDEAKVKRFFELWTPNALDPKHYQ
- a CDS encoding porin, producing MKFSNFGFITVLLLAVMGLSRTSVAQDKLVSVEDSINQELPQVEMPTPPRKWFETIKISGYVQSRYNGLFETNPDLAVEQMDKNWGADKGLSLRRVRVKVSGWIHEKVYMYIQGDFAGEFSLKDAYMDLYLDDNKSLWVRAGQSKVPFGYENMQSSQHRLPLDRSDAINSALKNERDMMAVLYYTPEPAREVYKYLKANNLKHSGNYGAFALGAFNGQTANKKDENDNLHTVVRASYPFQFANDQIMELSVHAYTGKYVTTSVSEGVGVSDASGERIADDANGYNFIDRRVGATFVWYPQPIGFQAEYNYGEGPEYDGATNTIKVQDLHGAYAMVMGKFDIGHHTFFPFTRYIYYDGGKKFELDARSYEVNDLEIGIEWQPHKAFELVAMYVFADRRYDDSASSFNDGVYTPNYQAGNILRLQAQINF
- the fahA gene encoding fumarylacetoacetase; translation: MKTTTQKLQDSWVHVPENSDFPIQNLPYGIFQTEKRGASVGVAIGEQILVLEEVARLGFFDDLNIDTSVFSSSSLNNFISLGKKNWTAVRQKLTELLDSENDALQSFKTDVLVEMADAEMLLPVEIGDYTDFYSSIEHATNVGTMFRGADNALMPNWKHLPVGYHGRASSIVVSGTDIHRPKGQTLAAEADTPEFGPSKRMDFELEMAFIIGKNTELGETVSTENAEDHIFGMVVFNDWSARDIQKWEYVPLGPFLGKNFASSISPWIVTMDALEPFRVESPTQDPKPLPYLQYEGNKSYDINLSVAIAPENSEETVVCNSNFKYMYWTMAQQLTHHTVNGCNIRVGDMMASGTLSGSTPDSFASMLELSWAGQKEVPLSNGETRKFLRDGDTVVMSAHCQKGDLRVGFGEVRSKLLPSR
- a CDS encoding heavy metal translocating P-type ATPase, which translates into the protein MNHNITTTDHDKDAKCFHCGEDCLDEIIKEDDKSFCCTGCHTVYSLLSANDMGAYYEMNLQPGASQKDTVENSRFAFLDDENTRAQLIEFTDGTITKVSFSLPQVHCSSCIWLLEKLPIFNKGISQSKVNFMRKEVYVTFNENEISLRQLAELLTSLGYTPHINLDALGKSKKEEEEKKKSRSFYIKLGVTGFCFGNIMLLSFPEYLGIGIPDRQFVELFGYLNLVLSLPIFFYGAYDYLHSAWAALSHKSINIDVPISLGIFALFFRSVYEILSATGAGYLDSLGALIFLLLIGKWFQQKTFTNISFERDYKSYFPIAVTVLRNGEEKVIPIANLEIKDILRIRSGELIPADALLLKGKAHIDYSFVTGESKAIPIKEGEHIYAGGKQKGGMIEVQIIKEVSQSYLTRLWNDEAFQKDHSQSLNNRTNRLSRYFTAVILVVAFSAGIYWWMQNDVAAAVNSFTAVLIIACPCALALNIPFTLGNALRFLARNGLYVKDTDAIEQMAELDHMVFDKTGTITVAEKSSVSYVGTTLTEEEEQWVAALCNQSTHPVSQQILDRYAHRKSNVKVEDFKELSGKGTEAIIGGKKVKIGKRSFVCPEKEVDQSIQFETHSYFSIDDETKGYFLLKQQLRYGADKLISDLSENVAVSMLSGDNKGEEERLKEIFGENATLRFQQSPQDKMNYIKALQAKSEKVMMLGDGLNDAGALKQANLGIAVAESVHQFSPACDAILSAKSFHQLSQFVKYTKSCMKVTYIGFAFSILYNIVGVSFAVQAELSPVIAAILMPLSSVTVVGLGVLLSSIVGWRTLKN
- a CDS encoding YidH family protein, yielding MGMKITDILAKRRTSLANERTLLAWIRTGLAFLGLGLAILHFGHETPLVFGTFVLMTGLSSACLIIGIIQFFTFRKKIDEDIQLILLKEQEKQA